The window AAAATAGATCAAAAGCATTCTAAATTGCCGGGGTTTTCATTTTGGATTGTAGGAACTCTGGACATATTTCATATGTCGGACATGAAAAAGAAATCGGGTTTCGAGACtgattctttttttctattttgaatataacactTCAAAACACAATTTTTCATCGCGTATATTTAAAGAATTGAGTTAAGATATACCCTATTTATGCAAGCTAGTGTTATTAACGATCATTTGAAGAGCACGTTTTAAATTCTTTGAATCTGTAGGCTCCttttatttactatatatattgagattaatattcattttgaaatgcCATAATTATATTTGGTATTCTAATCAAATTGATGTTTATACATTTGGCATGAGTAACTGCAAAACACCGATGCCGTTATCTCTAAAATTAAGCACTTGTACATGTAAAGAGATCCTAATATTTATCAGTGTGGTCAAATTCTGCGTTTCTACGAAAAATACACCACTCAATCCTATATAGGTTAATTTGAAAGTGTAAAagataattcaaataaaacaatacattttattatactttcattttaaatactgaaatctgactggtttagacgcagttggtaatccgttctattacccttagCGTTAGCatcacacttagcaacgggtaacacaacgaattgttacatgcgcgtaaattatgcgcgtacagttcgccgtagaattcacttcagcagtaaaattctctttaaatataagacattcagtataataaaataaataatgcctgtttaggagggtaactgttaaaattgacacccctcaaaaaccactgtcaacctccgcttcgcgtcggttgacaatggttttctcggggtgtcaatttcaacagttaccctcccaaacaggcactatttatataatattgaaataaattgtggatataaatatgtatattgcaaaataaagcaaatataactTGGATTTACTTTGTTAagtgatgtaatttttttaaatcatattacttgtatttatttatgaattgcACAAACTAAAGTTGtaaatgcatttattattttatcttcGTTTACGGTTAAACTAATTTGCAAAAATGTTATATGCTTTCAGAAACAGTTGGTCGTTAGGATGGGTAGTAgtacaaaaaatgttaattttcgcGATCTTTGAGGTTTCCTTtgagtttttaaaacataatataccTGTAATAGAATCATAATACTTGAATAAAAAACTGGTTTCTCGTCAACACAGCATTTTCCTGTATTTGTAAACATTCGTCTTTTATATTCAGCCAAACGTTATGTTCAAAATGTATATCAAAGTTCATTATCCgggtttgtttttctttgacgCTTCACTAACTGGTTCCTTAATTAATGAGAATTTCAAAATGAAGATCCGTGAATTAAATGAGTCGTATGATTGTTTGCGTTCAAGGAGAActttgtaaatgaaattaagtCTAGTGACGAGCCTGTCTGTGCCGGGtccaaaatataaataaagtgcTACTGCTGATTAAGGTGATTGAGAACATTTGTATGGACTTCTACTTATAAGGATGGGAAATTTGAAGTACAGTGCTCATGCCTGAAAATGGGCGATGCGGGGGAAGCAGCTCTCGAATAGTCAACTGGAAGCTGCCTTTTGCCTccttttttgtacatgtaagatcaTATTAAGGTACTTGCACACCTTTTTAAAGCTAAAGATAAAGGATTCAGGGGGTTCAATTAaatatagtattttattttcagagtttcttgtatcaaatatttattgtcatttaattACACTTATAAATACATGTCTTATATTTCAGTGTTGTAATTTTACTTGGGAATGAAAACACGTGTATTATATAGAATAAAGAATAGTcaactggaagctgtcttttgtTTCAATCATGTTCATATAGATATAAAATGGACTGTTAATAACCGTAAGTTTAAATCTACCAGAAAGTACCAGAAACATGAATAAACTTCGAATACAGATAACTAAGTTTTGCtcttatatacttttttttactcttttgaAGGTCGACACACCGGctgttaaaacttaaaaagaaaccaaaatcATTTGACAACAAAACACATGTGAGTGAGATTTAAGTCCTTTTTATTCTGAAGACTCGCTATTGTCGATATCCATAGATAAGCCATTTATAACAATGCTGCATTAGAGAATAGAGGAATCGCTTTTTTAAAACTCACTTTATGATTCATACGTAAACAAATAATAGTAACCCATCGGTATAGATTTTACTTTAATTACTATATCGAATGTAAGTAAAACATGTTAAGTCTTTggtgaatatttcaaaaataatattcataaaatggATGCGTCATTTAAAGGGTTTTTTGTATCATCCAAGGATGAGTTGCGAATGTGACCTACTTCTATTTGTAGTTGCCCGTCAAGCATAGTAAAAAATCTCTCCTATCGAGTTATCGCATAGTTAAAGCCTCAAAGGACTTTGGAATATATCACTTTTAGGCTTAATAAATCATTGAAGTTTGTTATTTTACTATATTAAGACATGTTTTAGTAAGTTTTACGCAaattaaatttgcatgtaaatttgtattatattttatgtaccTTAAATAACGTCAGCCACATTGTTATTATGTATACATTATGCGCTTATATTTATGCATCTATGTCGTATGTATATAGGAATACGATGCTGTTATCGAAGGAATGCAACTTTAGGTTTTCCTTTTCCTTATTAACAAATTGATTACCTTCCCTTTCAGTAACTAATTACTTCCCTTTCGTGTATATAAATCATGCGCACGCATTCCGATCGCCCTTTTCCCATAAATCCACTGCAAGAAGTAGGTTTGTGCATTATGTGTTCagaaatttttaatcaaaacattatatttttcaaatcatcaacaaaaaataatattctgGTAATTAATCTTAGTTTTTATTGCGACAATAATCCACAATTATCTAAATTTCCAAGGTAAAAAAACCCTGGATCACCACAGATTATCTGTAGGTCTACATGTGTCCGAGTTTGTTTCGGGGGCCGCCATGCTGTATTcacaattgtattttaaaatgttgttagaGTTTTTCTCCCaatcattattttaattaaaatatgataacCTATGTATATGCATCAGTGTTCAAACACACGTAACGTTACACATATTTTGGTATTGACGTTATAATCgtacatttaaaattcttttgcTTAGCTTCGTTCTACATCGTGGCAAAGGGAGACAACAGTaaccatttaatttatttaaacaaatcatatatTGCAAGTTATCGTTTaacattatacatgttaaaatatACTTAtcaacagggggggggggggggggggggtcaataaTTCCATCGGGCTCGATCTGAGGGAAATCTTTGTTTACTTCGAACAAGTTGGTGGGAAAACATGGTTACCGGCGGTCGATCAAATTACTTTCAATACTACTTTATATCCACAACACTCACTTAAATTATTCTTTATGTACTTTCTTATTTAATGTACAgtgtatgataaaatcatttaattcacTTATTCATAAAGTACCGGTAGCAAATTCTCCTATAACATTACCATCGAATCGAAGTATTATTTATTAGTTTATTATTAATTAACCTAAAATAAACCTATCGTTATGATTATCGATATGTCTTCATTAAAGCAAAGTTGCCTTTTGTCAAGATTACAAACaatcttttaaagatttatgAGTAATTTCTAAGATAACTAAttcttcaatttattttgttttcggTTGTCATCGCTAAACAATTCTAGCTAATCAAGGACATCAGACATGCCTCGTAAGCGGCAGACAACAGGACGCATTGCCACAGCTGCATCCTCATCATCAAGACAACCCCCCAAACGGGTAAAGAGAAGCAGTAGGACACCCCAGACCGATATACAAGCTTCACAACCAGATCTTCATGTCCAAGCCAGTGAAGCAACACAGCAACTAGCACCAGCTCTCCAACCACCTCTTTCTGTGGAGGCCAGGCAGCAAACAACTTCGGCTCCTCAAATGGCTCTTAATATGCAAGCCACACATCTACCAGCATTGGCTCCTCAACCAGCTCAGCAGATGCAAGCATACCTGCCACCTGCACAGCCTCCACAGCCCCCACAGCAGTCCCCACAACCAACTACTCAACAGTTTGGAGAAGGTAATGACATAGTACCTATACAATCTGTTCATAACTTGGGCATGCATGTGAGTGAttcaattaagcaaaatgtaatCCAAGGTAGATTTATTGAACTTCATACACTCCTACCACCCTCTGGGGGCCAGGGGGCTACACCTAGTCACAAGAAACTTCTCATTAATAGTGTAGGAGAGATTATAAccaaagaaaatgtcaaaaagttgACTCCATTGAAAAATGGACTGATGCTATGCACATATTCGCTTCTATTTATTTGTCTGCACACCCGTCCAAGTTTGCTGAACTGTTAAAATACATACATACAGTTAGATAAGGAGTAGCAAGGGAGTCAACAGGCTGGTACGATTATGATACACAGTATAGACTTCGCAAGGCTCTTAACCCAACCAGCTCATGGGGGGAGGTTGACGCAGAGCTGTGGCTTCTATATATGTCTTCCAAGCTAGTTAACCAACATCAGAGCACGCAATCGTCAGAATCTGGGCACAATTGTTTTGATTACAATTACAAGGGCAATTGTTTAAAGAGTAATTGCCAATACTCACACTCTTGCATTCGTTTCGCAGGCATGCACCCCGTCATTAGCTGCAATCAAACCAGACTACAACCATACACACATAATGGGCAAAGGACATCTTAATCTTCCTTTCGTACCAATCCCATCAGCTCAAGCATGTCCTACACAACAGCTAACCACAGTTTTGGATTATTATTTCCAACTGGCAATAGCATCAACGAATTTATTGATCCAGGAGAGTCTACAGTTCATTACTCATCTTTTGATTCAGTGGTCCAAATATAAGCAAATGTAGGGAAAGGGGCTTGCACTGGCAAGATAGATATTAAATCAGCTTTTAGACTGTTACCTATTCATCCAGGAGATTTTGACTTACTGGGGTTTAAAATTGAGGGAAAGTATTACATAGACAAGTGTCTCTCCATGGGTTGTTCTATATCATGCAAGATTTTTGAAGAGTTTGCCACTTTTTTGCAATGGGTTGTAGAACAGGAGACAGGTCTTTCCACTATTGACCATTATTTAGATGACTTTATCTTTGCAGGTAATGACTTTGACACATGCTCAAAGCTGATGGAAATGTTCAAACAGGTAGCTCAAGAGTTGGGGGTTCCACTGGCAGAAGATAAATCTGTTGGTCAAACAAATAATTTGGTATTCTTAGGCTTAGAAATTGATACTGTTGCTATGATGGTTAGAGTGCCAGTGCATAAGCGTGTTGAGCTAGTTTCATTGCTTCAGAAATTTATAGACAGAAAGTCAATTACACTCAAACAACTACAGTCATTGTTGGGCAAGTTAAATTTTGTTACCAAGGCTATTACACCAGGCAGGGCATTTGTTAGGAGAATGCATAATGCCATCATTGGCATAATCAACCCACGCCATTTTATCAGGTTAAAGCAAGAAATGAAGGATGATATGCAGTTAtggctcaattttttttttacatgatttcAATGGCAAAGTGTATTTCAGTGAGGCAGAATGGTCCTCTAACTTAACCTTAGATCTTTTCACTGATAGTGCAGGGTCTCAGGATCTTGGTTGTGGGGCCTACTTCCAAGGTGaatagtgttatttttcttGGCTCACAGGTTGGGAAAAACAGATATTCTTTCAGATATTACTACTTTGAAGTTGATTCCTGTTGTTTTGTCTTTATGCTTTGGGGGTGTTAgattggcaaaaaaaaaaggttttgtttCATATTGACAACCAGGCACTAGTCACTATCCTTAACAAACAAACCTGCAAATCACAAAGAGTTATGTTCTTGCTTCGTCCTTTTATCATCGATTGCATGTTGCATAATATTTGTTTCCGGGCAGTACATATacctacaaaaaataatataattgcTGATTCTATCTCTCGTCAACAGTGGCAGCGTTTCAGACAGGCTGCACCTCAGGCACAGATCAAACCAGTCCCAGTCCCGAGCTCCTTTCAACACCTCATTTCCAATATGAGATAGACAAACTTCTTCAAACTGCACTCTCTCAAAATACACATGGAGCATACCAGGCTGGTTTTAATTTGTACCATTATTGTTGTACACAATATTGGCATAATTGTATTTGGCCACCATCTCTAGAGTCAGTGGTTCAATTTGTATCCTACCTATCTGCAAAGGGTCTTTCTTATGCAACAGTGCGCTCTTACTTAGCAGGTTTATCTTACTTTACAAAACTACAGGGTTTCCAAGACCCAACAGACCAGTTTCTGGTATCAAAATTATTGCAGGGCCTAAACCGTACAAAACACACTCAAGATAGTCGATTACCAATCACAAAGCATCTCTTAGAGAGGATAATAACAATACTTCCGAGTGTATGATAGGACAATTATGAGTCTGCGTTGTTCTCATCAGCCTTTTCTATTGCTTTCTATGTGTAATAGAATAAAATCGCTTATTCTGTTCAAgttctttatttcaattaaatattaaattcattggCAATGAGCTACTCGAATATATTGCGGCGGTGCCACACACAGTCAATTAGTAGACTAGCGCACTCACTTGCAACAGGTATGACGTAAATAATGTAAGGTACTAGTATCACTCACACGTTTCACCCGTTTCACACCTGAACACTCGCAAGGGCGTCAGCGAAGTGAGACTCCGTATAAACTTGTTAAACTAGTTTAAATctcaaatattataataagtaaataaataatttcacaaattagtCTCACTTTACTGATTATCATAATAGAATCGAAAACAACTAgataaatgttcaaaatatatttttaataagtttaaagaaacataatctctaaaaaaaagaatttgcgCTGAACAGAAACTCTATAAATAGAATAAACACAGGTAAAATATACGGTACGCGATTCGCGCAAATACCACGTATAATTTTCACCATTACATATCTCCCCCGCGCAATTATGTTGATGCCCTCATCAACAAACATATAAAACTGGATACCCATTCAAAAAAAATCTATGTACAATCATCTGAGTTTGACCTGTTTTTCATATGCAAGTATTCTGAAAACGTTTGACTTAAGCTTGCGCTTAGACTTGCACCTAATGCTGCTACAGCATTTCCGAAATCCTGAAACTCAGAACTAGAAGAATCTGCATTTACTGACATGTTTCTGGATAACACTGACTTAGGCAAATTGAAAGGGTTGGGATGCTTACCCGCCGTTGACCTATTAGAGCGTATAAGAGGTATTTCTTGCCCATGTCCAGCAGAAACATTATTGTCAGTGGGACTCTGACCCGAGGTAAATTGCAATGGAGAATCTAAAATATCAGACTGCTTGTTCTCTGCAATATTATCTTCCGGAGGCATCGACTCTTGTTTATTATCGTTTTCATCTAAACTTACCTGAGATTCTGGATTAGGGTTATCTCCTTCATTCTCTATTTCTGTAACTTCGAATGTCTTTATCTCCTCGTCTGATTCAGGCTCTTCACAAGGGTCAATATCATTTTGGGCTTTTTCCTTAGTATCTAAGATATCGTTCCTGTGTAGAACTTTTACATCATCATACCCATCCGCTGACTTAACCTTGTAAACATTTTCTTGCAATTTCTCAGTTATGATATAAGGATCTGGTTTCCACACATCTTGTATTTTGTTCCTACCTTGTACATGATTTCTCAAGAGAACCTTTGTTCCGACATCAATAGAGCAAGGAGTAGATTTCCTCTCATGGAACTCGCGTCGTTTTTCTGCACTTTTTTCTGTGTTTTTCTCAGCAGCAGCCAATGCGTATCGAAGGCGTTCTCTGTGTGTATGTAACCATTCATCTACTTCGAAGGACTCGCTGTCATTGTTGATCCCTAGTAAGAAATCTACGGGTAATTTCGGTTCTCTTCCATAAAGGTGATAATAAGGGGAAAAACCTGTAGAAGAATGAGGAGTAACATTATACACATAAACAAGTTCTTGTAAATACATTGACCACTTCCTCTTTTGATCTGCGTCGAGAGTTCTCAACCTGTCGTGCAGTGTCCTGTTAAATCTTTCGCATTGCGAATTTCCCTCAGGATGATATGGCGTGCTACGTGACTTCTTAATACCATATATTTTACATAGCTCCTTCACGACCTCACCTTCAAAATTCCTACCTTGATCACTGTGCAATCGACTAGGGATACCAATCTTATGAAACCATTCATTGACCAAGTGTTTAGCAACTGTTGAAGCTTTCTGATTTTTTGTAGGAATAGCCATTGTGTATTTTGTAAACACGTCTGTAAGAACCAAAACGTTTTCAAACCCATCTGAAGTTTTCTCTAACAGAGTAAAATCCGTTGCCAAAATCTCTAAAGGTCTCTTTGCTAATAAATTACCTAGTGATGGTCTGATTGTAGGGATCGGTGTCTTAGCGATCATGCATCTTTCACATCTTTCAATCCATCTTACAACATCCGCTATCATTCCTGGCCAGTAGCATCTTTTCTTTATAAGTGCCATTGTTCTCTCACGACCTTGGTGTCCGGAACTATCATGCAAAGACTCCATTATCTGTGGTCTAAGACATTCTGGTATAGCTAATTGCAAATACTCACCGTCCAAGCCTTTACTGGTCATGTACAACACACCATTTTTCAGTTGTAACAAATGAAACTTTCGAAGAAATTTCCTCACCTCTCTCCTTTCTCTTGAAATTTGTCTGGAAGTTGGTTTGTGACCAGTTTCCAACCATTGGAAAACTCTGTTGATATCTGGTTCCTCCGTTTGAAGTTTTCTGAGTTCCTCATTTGTATATCCTGGTAAAATGGGGGTTAATTCCTTTCTTTCAATGATTTCAAGCTCTTTGTCCGTTTCAAGTCTCTGATAATCTGTAATAATTTCTCTTAAAGAAGTAGATTGTGAGAAATCTGCTAAAATCTCTTCTGAATCACTTTCGCGGTACATTCTGCTAAGACTATCTGCATTTTTGTTCGCTTTTCCCGATCTATATCTGATATCAAAATTAAACTGTGACAGCTCAGATGCCCATCTTAACTCACTAGCAGCTAATTTTGAAGTCTTAAGGTAGCTAAGAGGGTTGTTGTCTGTGTATACAATAAAACTGCTACCCAGTAAATAGTCTCGAAACTTTTCGGTTATCGCCCATTTGAGTGCAAGTAACTCTAATTTCATTGAGCTATAATTCGACATGTTTCTCTCACCTGATCTGAGACTTCTAGATGCATAAGAGATGACTACTTTTCCGGACTCCTGTTGCTGACTCAGAACTGCGCCCAATCCATCATAACTCGCATCAGTTTCAACAATAAATGGAGAGCTGAAGTTTGGAAAGCCTAAAACTGGAGTGCTCGTTAAACATGATTTAAGCTTTTCAAATGCATTGTCACAATCTGCATTCCATTTTTGTTTAAACGGAATTTCTTTTGTTACCATTTTCGTACCTGTGACCTTCTTCTCCTGTTTAGTTAAAACAGAATGAAGCGGAGCAGCAATCTGACTAAACCCCTTAATAAATTTCCGATAGTACCCGGCTAACCCTAAAAATGAACGAAGATCTTTTTCTGTCTGAGGTGTTTTCCAGTCTTTAATAACAGCAATTTTATCAGGGTTAACTCTGACACCATCTTCACCGACAACATGACCTAAATAATTCACCtccttgtgaaaaaaatgacactttgACGGTTTGATTTTTAGATTGTGAGCTCTTAACCTGTCAAACACAAATACAAGCCGTTCTAAATGTTCATCGAAAGACTgagaaaaaatgagaatattatCGAGGTACAAAAGaagaatttcaaaattcttGTCACCCAAACAAGCTTCCATTAACCTTTGGAACGTACTTGGACTATTGCAAAGACCAAAAGGCATGCGAACAAACTCATACAAACCCAAAGGACCAACTCTAAAAGCTGTTTTGTGACAGTCATGCTCATCCATCTGTACCTGATAGAAACCCTTTGCCAGATCTAAAGTTGGAAAGAACTTTGCTCCATGAAGTGCATCCAATGCTTCTTCAATCCTTGGGATAGGAAACGCATCTTTTATCGTCTTAAGATTGAGTCGTCGATAGTCAACGCAAAGTCGTAAACTTCCGTCTTTCTTGCGCACCAGGACAACGGCAGCACCATAGGGACTTGTGCTTGGTCGGATTATGCCTTGCTTTAGGAGAGTCTGGATGTGCGACTTCACTTCCTCGATCTGATTAGGAGGGATGCGTCTATGTGGTAGTTTGATAGGGACTTCATCTGATGTAAGAATCTTATGTTTGACAGTATCAGTAAACCCTAAATCGTCACTGTTCTTAGAAAAAACATCTTGGTGAGTATTCAGAATTGAAATTAATCTTTCTTTCTCCTCAACTGATAAATTTTCTCCAACGTCTACTTCTACACCATGAATCTGAATCGCATTCTTTGTACTGA is drawn from Crassostrea angulata isolate pt1a10 chromosome 5, ASM2561291v2, whole genome shotgun sequence and contains these coding sequences:
- the LOC128185402 gene encoding uncharacterized protein LOC128185402, coding for MPRKRQTTGRIATAASSSSRQPPKRVKRSSRTPQTDIQASQPDLHVQASEATQQLAPALQPPLSVEARQQTTSAPQMALNMQATHLPALAPQPAQQMQAYLPPAQPPQPPQQSPQPTTQQFGEGNDFDTCSKLMEMFKQVAQELGVPLAEDKSWQRFRQAAPQAQIKPVPVPSSFQHLISNMR